A genomic segment from Triplophysa dalaica isolate WHDGS20190420 chromosome 22, ASM1584641v1, whole genome shotgun sequence encodes:
- the tbl2 gene encoding transducin beta-like protein 2 encodes MVVFAAILALSVLIGALVILVAVAISKQNSESSEENEQNKDADSTIDENAAKAPSKKQKQQQRPRKERPQQHTFSHQLLASGLKSHNGNVTCLDFSSNGKYLASCSDDRTIRIWSTKDFLDRDHKCLRANVEFDHATLVRFSPDSRAFITWLANGETIRIYKMIKKDDGTFNFKAAPEDFPQRHKGIILNIGIAETGKFIMSASVDTTIVIWDLKGEVLATINTNQITNSHAAISPCGRFVASCGFTTDVKVWEVCFGKTGEFREVVRAFDLKGHSAGVYSFDFSNDSRRMVTVSKDGTWKLWDTDVEYKKQQDPYLLRTVPSQVSEGSRIALSPDGRVVAVSNGSDIAMYSAITGELEEEFHDVHSKEITDLKFDMNNRFLVSTGDRAIRVFHNVIGYRAAIQDMQTMLKKSPNDGVRQRLQQQITDAENALEAVLNGPKN; translated from the exons ATGGTGGTGTTTGCTGCCATTCTTGCATTATCAGTATTGATAGGTGCGCTGGTCATTTTAGTCGCTGTAGCAATCAGTAAACAGAACAGTGAATCTTCTGAGGAGAACGAGCAGAACAAAGACGCAGATTCGACAA TTGATGAAAATGCTGCGAAAGCGCCTTCCAAGAAGCAAAAGCAGCAACAGCGCCCCCGTAAGGAAAGACCGCAGCAACACACATTCTCCCATCAGCTACTTGCTTCCGGTTTAAAG AGTCACAATGGCAATGTGACTTGTCTGGATTTTAGTAGCAATGGTAAATACCTTGCGTCTTGCTCGGATGACCGCACCATTAGGATCTGGAGCACTAAAGACTTCCTGGATCGAGATCACAAGTGCTTGCGGGCCAACGTTGAGTTTGATCATGCCACCCTCGTCCGGTTCAGTCCAGATTCTCG AGCCTTTATAACCTGGCTGGCAAACGGAGAGACCATTCGCATCTATAAGATGATCAAAAAGGACGATGGCACGTTCAATTTTAAGGCAGCCCCAGAAGATTTCCCTCAGAGGCACAAGggaatcattttaaacattggGATTGCAGAGACGG GCAAATTTATAATGTCTGCCTCTGTTGATACCACCATTGTGATCTGGGATTTGAAGGGAGAAGTTCTGGCTACTATCAACACTAATCAGATAACCAACTCGCACGCGGCTATATCACCATGTGGCAG GTTTGTTGCTTCCTGTGGCTTTACCACGGATGTGAAGGTGTGGGAGGTTTGTTTTGGTAAAACTGGAGAGTTCAGAGAGGTTGTGCGTGCATTTGATCTTAAGGGGCATTCGGCTGGCGTTTACTCCTTTGATTTCTCCAACGACTCTCGAAG AATGGTGACCGTATCTAAAGACGGCACATGGAAGCTGTGGGACACTGATGTGGAGTACAAGAAACAGCAGGATCCATACTTGTTGCGGACTGTGCCGTCTCAGGTGTCAGAGGGGAGCCGCATAGCACTGTCTCCAGATGGCCGCGTAGTTGCTGTGTCCAACGGTTCTGATATAGCCATGTACAGTGCTATCACTGGTGAACTAGAAGAAGAATTCCATGACGTTCACAGTAAAGAGATAACCGACCTTAAGTTTGACATGAACAACCGCTTCTTAGTAAGCACTGGCGACCGGGCCATTCGTGTATTTCACAATGTAATTGGTTACCGTGCCGCCATCCAGGATATGCAAACCATGCTGAAGAAGTCCCCAAACGATGGAGTAAGACAGAGACTCCAGCAGCAGATAACAGATGCTGAGAATGCTCTGGAAGCTGTGCTTAATGGACCAAAGAACTAG
- the bcl7ba gene encoding B-cell CLL/lymphoma 7 protein family member B-A: MSGRSVRAETRSRAKDDMKKVMAAIEKVRRWEKKWVTVGDTSLRIFKWVPVVDTKEKEKNKVSVGEEIQRNNFPTEESSDNACSVLLDFQDENSNQSSLSDSYQPKAAADSSSYSSPQPSEPVSPAPQTLDYRTDDPQPPTLGQESMEEPLLQSNEVADEPPTLIKEDLVPLTAQEDEDSCGAPPLKRICTEQVSVIQATPLS; the protein is encoded by the exons ATGTCGGGTCGCTCGGTTCGCGCTGAGACCCGAAGTCGCGCAAAAGATGACATGAAGAAAGTGATGGCCGCCATTGAGAAGGTACGAAGATG GGAAAAGAAATGGGTCACAGTTGGAGATACATCATTAAGAATATTCAAATGGGTACCTGTGGTGGACACGAAAGAG AAGGAAAAGAACAAAGTGTCTGTGGGTGAGGAGATTCAACGGAATAATTTCCCCACGGAGGAGTCATCTGATAATGCATGCTCTGTACTATTAGATTTTCAAG ATGAGAACAGCAACCAGAGTTCTCTCTCGGACTCGTATCAACCTAAAGCTGCAGCAGACAGCAGTAGTTACTCCAGTCCTCAGCCCAGTGAACCTGTCAGCCCTGCACCTCAGACTCTAGACTACCGCACAGATGACCCACAACCGCCCACCCTTGGCCAGGAAAGCATGGAAG AACCGCTGCTGCAATCAAATGAGGTCGCCGATGAGCCGCCAACACTCATCAAAGAAGATCTTGTACCCCTCACGGCTCAG GAGGACGAGGACAGCTGTGGAGCCCCTCCCTTAAAAAGAATCTGTACCGAGCAGGTCTCGGTTATCCAGGCGACTCCTCTAagctaa